TCTCTCCTCtgaaaataggtttaggttggcttttatatgagttggggacGTCTTGGGGTCGAAATAACTGAGTCTCGATCAAAATAGGACATGTTCACGTTTTGAGCGTCCAGGGCACCGTGGGAcgctggccctggcgctcaaCTTTTTAGCATTCTGTTTTgagcgccacaggtagcgccccacgctGTATGTGGCCCTCAAATGCGCacttttgtcttttcttcctaTTTTCGCTCCAATTCGCGCGCTTTCGTCCCAAATCGCatccgaatgattcctacacatagaaatatcataaattaGCACAAATCATTCTATTATATATCCGAAATCTACAAGACATAAACACAATGTGAGgcaatatatatcaaaatatacaTAAACTAAGCCGAATATCAGGTACCATAAAAACAGTAAGTTTTCGATTTGCAACCTAATATATATGGaatgaacaaaaaaaattaatcaCCAAAAAGTTAAACCTAATATGGTATGGACAAGCTAGTAGCTTTTATTAAACGGTCATGTGCCTAATAGTTGTAAGAAAGCTCCTTCGACAATGACAAGAAATGTCCCTTGACGAAAAAACCCTACCCAACTCTTTCCCCTTCCCCTTCCCTTCAGAATAAATATTGGGGACTAGAGAAAAAGCCAAAATATGGAAACATTGATTCGTCTAAAATTTTCCACGCCATGTGAGGACTCACATGTGAATTAACCCTTAGTAATGTCTTTATTCTATTTTAGAGTTAAAACCGTATCCTATGCCATCTAATTTGGATGTATATGACCTGTTTCTAGAATGACAACTACCTCTGACCAAATACCATTACACAAACTTGAAAATCCTTTATTATAAGTTTCGGTATTTAATCAAAGTGATAATAATTACTAATTAGTGAAGTAGGAAAGCAAGATGCTTTGTTTTCGTAACTTCTCAAATAAATTATGCCATTGTATACCCCACTCACGTCGTGTAATACAAATatgcttattattattattattattaaaatatagTCCTGGTTATAAGAATCTTTACCCTCTTCAAGTAGTACTAATTGAGTAGTGGGGCTCTTTGGCACAAAAGATAAGGAataattaatttcgaaattaaattTAAGATGAACTTATCTCACGTTTAATTAGAGCAAAATCGCAATATAATTAATTTCAGGATTATTTATACCGGGATTGTAGAGAATGGAATAACAATTCCGGAATAACTAATTCCGAGATAATTAATTCTAGAATAATTAACTTGTTTCCAAACTAAACGACCCCTAGTGGTATCTTTGAGTCGGGTGGTAAGGATTATGGACCTCGTTCCAAAAGTTCATCTACCTAGGAAATGAACTTTTGGTTCAACTTATCTTAATGGAACGATGTAAAATTgaatgaatttaaattatatatattatcaaTGTTAAATCAAAATTTTAAGGTATGAAGATCTTAGAGCAGTCTATCGCAATCCCCATACTGAAGTTCCTAGGCATGTCTAGTTTTATCAAATTGGCATATGATCCAAAATGGAATAGTAGCAAAGCAATACTGTGTAACGGTTAGTACCTAATGTTTGAATATATTGGCCAAACTTTTCAAAACCCACCGACCCTTTTCATTTACACTTTGTGGAAACTTATTGCTCATCCCTCAACTAAAGTGCAGAATCACATGTCACTGTGAAAGTTGAGTTTTCCTTAGCCTAAAAAATGGTTTCCAAAAATCGAATACTttgctttatctcaagacagccAACGATTACTTACTGTATTACTGCCAGTTCTATTTAGTTTTGGGTCCAGAGGCACAATTCCCCAAAAAAACAATGGCTTCTTCTTgctgttttctccttcttctctcttTGTTTCCTCTCCTCTTTCCCTTCGTATCTTCATCAACCTCCACATCTACCATTCCACTCTCACTTTTTAACACAAACCCATCTCAAGATTTATACGAAAAGCTCACACATTTAGCTTCCATTTCCTTAGCCAGAGCAAATTATATTAAAAAATCCCAAGATTCTTCAGTTTCAACAACCCCTTTATACCCTCATAGCTATGGAGGCTACTGTATTACACTTGGCTTTGGTACACCTCCTCAGAAAATTCCTTTCATTATGGACACTGGCAGTAACTTTGTTTGGTTTCCTTGTACAACAAAGTACTTATGTAAAAACTGTCCTGTTTCTTCCTCTAGCTCACAATCAATTCCCACATTCATTCCCAAATCATCATCTACTGCTAGAGTTGTTGGTTGTTTGAATCCAAAATGTGGTTGGATTCATACCAAGACTAATCCAAAATCACGTTGTCAAGATTGCCGGTCACCCACTGGAGCAAactgtaaacaaatctgtccacCATATATAATTCTATATGGCTCAGGTTCTACAGGGGGACTTGCTCTTGTTGAAACTCTTGATATGTCTTCTAACAAGAAAATACCTAATTTTCTTGTGGGCTGTTCTATGTTTTCTTCTCAACAACCTGCTGGAATTGCTGGTTTAGGCCGTGGACTTACATCATTGCCAAGTCAATTAGGTGTTAAAAAATTCTCTTATTGTCTTGTTTCACATAGGTTTGATGACACTGGTAAAAGTAGCAATCTTGTTTTGGATTTCAAAGCTGAAAAGTCTGCAAATTTAAGCTATACCCCACTGCTTAAAAATCCTGTGGTGGCTGGTAAAAATGCGTTATCAGTGTACTATTATGTTGGTCTTAGGAAAATCACAGTTGGAGGGCAGAAAGTGAAGATTCCGTACAAGTATTTGACACCTGATTCTAATGGAAATGGTGGGAGTATCGTGGATTCAGGCACAACTTTCACATACATGAATCGTGGCGTTTTCGAGCCTCTGCTTAATGCATTTGTGAACCAAGTTAAGGGTATTTCAAGAACTGAGGGTATTGAGAAATTAACAGGCTTAAGGCCATGTTTCAATATTTCCAGCCACAAAACAGTGTTTTTGCCAGAGCTTAAGTTTCATTTCAAAGGTGGTTTAGAGATGGCATTGCCATTGGCAAATTACTTCTCTATTGCAGGTGAAAATGATGTGATTTGTTTAACTATGATCACAGATAGTGTTTTAGGCCCGGAGTTGTCAACTGGTCCATCGATAATTCTGGGGAATTTTCAGATGCAGAACTTCTTTGTTGAATTTGATCTCAGAAATGAAAAGTTAGGATTCAGGCATCAAGTATGCAATTGAAAAGAACCTAAGGTGAAAGTGCACTATAACTTTTAGCCTTTTTCTTCTTGGTGTAGTCTTGCGCTACATAATTGAGGCTAATTACTCAAAGATTTGCCTTTGAGGCCTCCGCTTTAGTGATAGATAATAATAATAGCACTAATGGAAAAGTAGGTATTTATTGTAAGTTGTCCAATGAATTAGAGGCTTGATAGTGGCTATTTCTGCAAGattaaaagaaaagtgaaaataaaTGTAATGTACTTTACTTCTCCTCTGTCTTCTACTTACTTTAGTCTAAGGGGATTGGAGGCAGTAAACCGAAAGGAAATTTCTAACTAGGGATAATTGCACTTTTGATCCCTCCGGTAAACTCTTATTTTGGTACTTTGATATTTCAGTAATTAAGCATATTTAACCTTGAATTGATTAAAATGCATGTTTTTTCCCTTTACATATAAAATATGTTATATTAGGTTATTTTTAGAATTATATAACCGTAAACATCACACAAGTAATTAAATGTTTAGTACGAGTGGTTACTAATTCGTTAAATTTGTAAAGATtcacaaagtaaaaaaaaattagaagtgCAACATTTCACTTAATTCAAGGCTAAATATACTCAACCATATATCACAAGAAAGGATATTTCACTTTATGAAGGTTTTTGTTAATCTTatgcaaggaatacatttcaatagCTTAAAGTTGAATTTAACTTAAGAAGTGGTGTTGGCTGTGATGTAATGTAGACATCCATAGTTGTACAATGACACCAATTAATGTGGTTGGCATATGATTCTTTGTCCAATAAAATCAGCACTTTATCGTGCTCTTGTTGGATATAATTGTATCATCAAAAATGTAGGCCATGACACTTTTTGCTGCCAAATACTACCATTTTGGCATACTCTGTTAGCTCTTGCTTTCCCATGTGAATTTTCTGGCCAAGAAGTATGGCTTCTGCctcctttttttaattttttttaggaggatctatagtgtttTCACTAGTAGtatacataggtcgggttggttcggattttacaattaccaagccaaaccaattgtgtcggttattaaatttaaaggcaaaaccaaaccaataaaactcggatttttcaatctcgggtTTTCGGGTTATTTGAATTTTTTCGGGATTTTTTTTTTCGGTAAATTTTTCGTAgcacaaaacatataacttgtgctcaaagtatttctttaatcctagtaagatacaacgaTATAcggtatttttcaaaaaaataatacaaaatatgagatgtgtcatgacactatcctaaaatattcaataatagagacaataaaattatgtaatataatatTGCTAATTagaaagccataataaaaataaacataatcaaaAGTACTAAATCatactaaaataagtagactaataagtgagtattaattacatgactaaacgctaaagaaaaaataaaaataggttatacatttttatctaaattattgcaaaacaaaaaaatagatattcaatacattgcctttcgtagtattgaattgaatgtcttttgttagcattagtattgttTTGATTTtcgtttgggcttttgttagcattatttaagttACTAATGTTAATGACTATAAAATTTATtcgaacattcaaaagttctaaatccaaccttgaaataatacgttaaaagataaaataatgaaaaagtttaagaaatatttataaattacatcacaataagtatatttatatattaaatatatctaaaatttctatatatgtaatgtcagATTGGTTTGGTTTCAGTTTGACTTTCTTTAATTAAACTAAATCATAGTCgagttttttttctcggtttgactcagATTATAGGATTGGTACGATTtatcggtttcctttgtacacccctagttttCACACTTCCCCTCCTGCGTAACTTGAACGCAGGATCTAAACGTCGCGGGTGGAGATGCTTTACCAACTAAGCAAGCCTCACTTGTCAAGAAAAATGTTGtatttgtagttttttttttctgaCAATGAACCAATGTTTTAATAACCCAAATAAGGGAAATAGCaaggaaaacaaataaaaacCCGAAAATTTTAACAGAAAAAATATAGACTACTAACTTAAAAACAGGAAAAATTGACACCGAGTGACAACGTATAATAGGAATTGGTAAGTTTTTTGTCTTAGATTACAAAGGTAGCCCAAAATTTTTGACATTGTATAGTCAAATCACAAAAAATCCTATACTTTCCTATTTATTATCTCTCGCCCTCTCTACCTCTCTTTGTCATCttcctctccctctctctctccatatttcttcttctatctactctctctctctctcttgcagTTTAAGAAAGGTTATTGCAATTCTTCATGCACCAAAACTTGAGCAACAAAGCCGATCAAATTCAACGACAATTAACTAGTAAAGATGATGAAGATGTAGCCGCAAAGATGGTAACAATGCAACAGAATATTTGAACACCTTGCAAGCACATGTGAATTAGCATGAAGAAATCAAGCACTAAATTGTTGATTACGAATTACTTAATTAGTATTGAAATTAAATGAGTTAGATCCAAAAAGTTGAATCGATATAAGGAGAATTTATATATGGTTAGCCCGAATTTTATTTCttcttcccttttatttttttattttttattttatattctcatCTTGTATTATTATAGGAGTAAATAGATTTTCGATAAACATTTTgatatacaaagaaagaaaataaatttttgatatacatgtattggtcaaaatctgaccgtcaCGGCTGAGCTGACCAACGTCCCGCTCAAGTGATCGGGCAGTAAAAGATAACATGGCCCACTCTACATCCAATTCTCGACACCCGTCGAGTCGGAAGGAGCAATGTCTAAAAGAACGACTAAGGCACACTTGGTGCGAGAGAGCGTCGGACCAAGTAAATGGCAAGGATGCCTTGACTATATATAGTAGGGAAAAACCCTCGATAGGGGGCGGTCTCCTTCCCTTTCTCTCTCCCAAGCTCTCTTCTTGTAATTTTCATAGGAAAGAAGTAATCTGCAGAAAAACATGTAAAGTTACCTCTCCCATCGATTGATGAGAGCCACAATGTTGAATTTCAATAAGATCGATTATATCTCTTTCATCCTATATACTATCTATTCTGTTAGCTCTTTGATCTGAAATTTATTAtgtctgactaagatttacccattcattttctttgattgatttattcaaaaaggttccgatattttttgagtcaaacaatttggcgccgtctgtggggatttcttagtgaaatttcctaatcgctcccagatcaaagacaagaaatACGATTACCCTCCGAAAAGAGCGCTAAGGCAAAACCCAACCCACGCGGGACAAAGGCGCAGCACGGTAGGGGGAGGAGAGCCGAGTAGAATCACCGAATTTATAAATCATTGCCCCATCAACCATCGAAATGCCAAACAAGATGAACAACTTTACAAACCTGTTCTCCTTCATCGAACCACCGGGTGGGGGTAAGGAAAGTATTATTTTAACTCACTTTCTACTCTTTGCTCAAGCAGGAACACAAATGCCGTGCGGGCAAGCTAGTAAAGAAACATCTCAATTAAAGAATGAGAAACTACTGCAAAACAATCGAAATACCGCCCGCCGGTGACACCTCCAAGCCGGAAGGCAGGAGTCAAACAAGGAAATTATAATGTGTGCGCAGAACGAACCTAAGCGAAACAGCAACGTTTCGTATTCTCCGACGTTGCAGCCTTTGATGCAAGCAATGTCAAACGAACTGGGACTCCCCCAGAAGATGTCTGATTCTCCAAAAACTGGGactgatgacgggttactatttcgataagttcgaaataacaccctttaaggccaagggccttcgccaaagagaagagttcgacctctattgaatgacgacgggttactattttgataagtttgaaataacaccctttaaggctaaggaccttcgccaaagagaagagttctacctctatcgaacgacgatgggttaatatttcgataagttcgaaataataccctttaaggccaagggccttcaccaaagagaagagttcgacctttatcgaatgacgacgggttactattttgataagttcgaaataacaccctttaaggccaagggccttcgccaaagacaaaagttcgacctctatcgaacgacgacgagttaatattttgataagtttgaaataacaccctttaaagccaagggccttcgccaaagagaagagttcaacctctatctaatgacgacgagttactatttccataagtttgaaataacacactttaaggccaagggccttcgccaaagagaagagttcgatctctatcgaatgacgacgggttaacattttgataagttcgaaatatcaccctttaaggccaagggccttcgcaaaagagaagagttcaacctctatcgaacgacgacgggttaacatttcaataagttcgaaataataccctttaaggccaagggccttctccaaagagaagagttcgacctcgatcgaacaacgacgcgttactatttcgataagtttgaaataacaccctttaaggccaagggcctttgccaaaaagaagagttcgatctcgatcgaacggcgacgggttactattttgataagttcgaaataacaccatttaaggccaagggctttcgccaaagagaagagttttaCCTCTATCGAATGACGACGAGTCAACATTTCGATAAgtggaaataacaccctttaaggccaagggccttcgccaaagagaacagtttgacctctatcgaacgacgatgggttaacatttcggtaaagtttgaaataacaccctttaaggccaaggaccttctccaaagagaagagttcgacctctatcgaatgacgacaggttaacatttcgataagtcgaaataacgccctttaaggccaatggcctacgccaaagagaagagttcgacctcgatcgagcgacgataggttactatttcgataagtttgaaataacaccctttaaggccaagggctttcgccaaagagaagagttcgacctctatcgaacgacgacgggacaACATTTCGATaagtcaaaataacaccctttaacgccaagggccttcgccaaagagaagagttcgacctctatagaacgacgacggttaacatttcgataaagtttgaaataacaccctttaaggccaagggccttcgccaaagagaagagttcgacctttatcgaacaacgatgggtcaacatttcgataagtcgaaataacaccctttaaggccaagggcctttgccaaagagaagagttcgacctctatcgaacgacgacgggttaacattttgataagttcgaaataacaccctttaaggccaagggccttcgccaaaaagaagagtttgacttctatcgaacgacgacgggttaacattttgataagtttgaaataacaccctttaaggccaagggccttcgccaaagagaagagttcgacctctatcgaacgacgacgggttaacattttgatatgtttgaaataataccctttaaggctaagagccttcaccaaagagaagagtttgagctcgatcgaacgacgacgggttactatttcttcgaaataacaccatttaaggccaagggccttcaccaaaagaagagttcgatctcgatcgaatgacgtcgggttactatttcgataagttcgaaataacttcctttaaggccaaggaccttcgccaaaaagcaGAGCTTGacttcgatcgaacaacgatgtgttaacatttcgataagtcgaaataacatcctataaggccgagggccttcgccaaaaagaagagttcgatctcgatcgaacgacgacgtgtTAATATTTCGGcaaacatcctttaaggccataAGCCTGTCACGCCCCAAGCCTAGGGGTGAGACCGGCACTCAGTGCCTCAACTATCCTTGCGTAtcacttgcgactaagagactctgaacatgtaatgtcatattttggccatgggccatattgcaagataatgtgcgatgcaaaaaataaaactgaatagagactaacgctgactaaacgtcaacataaagctgggccagcaaggccgtcataattactacaactgacaagccaacaaaatatacatatagagtctacaagcccaacatactgtactaactgacaggatatatctacaagcctctactgatagatgtactgtgatcggaacaagaCCCTGACATACCcttaacctatctacatatatgcaCAAAGTGTACTCCAAACTACTAGACCCCGCAACTCCAAAAGAAGGGAACTTACCGATAAGGCTGAACTCGGGCAAACACCtattgaggaggtctacccgtctgtatgtccgaacctgcacgcatgaaatgcagtgcccccagaaagggacgtcaatatgaaataatgtaccgagtatgtaaggcaatatactgaatcTGAAagtgaactgataatataataactgaaaacaactggaagtcaaagaaaatctgaagatatgctcatctaCTGATATTGACTCAaatctctcaatatagtgagtaaaatagttgttcggccctataaggctcggtatacgtATATATCTgatctgccgtagtaggctcgctcataagcgttcggccatactaggctctgtatctcgaccaactgggctcgctcataggcgctcggccacagtaggattggtatataacttaccatctgatcagaggttgcccaatagaggcctgcccatcgattatagcttgatggtaatgaaaatacttttaatactgtatatatgtaaacttTCTACTCTTTGaccggaagaaggaaatacttaactgaatatgcagtcccgacaagaag
Above is a window of Nicotiana tabacum cultivar K326 chromosome 8, ASM71507v2, whole genome shotgun sequence DNA encoding:
- the LOC107779371 gene encoding putative aspartyl protease At4g16563, with protein sequence MASSCCFLLLLSLFPLLFPFVSSSTSTSTIPLSLFNTNPSQDLYEKLTHLASISLARANYIKKSQDSSVSTTPLYPHSYGGYCITLGFGTPPQKIPFIMDTGSNFVWFPCTTKYLCKNCPVSSSSSQSIPTFIPKSSSTARVVGCLNPKCGWIHTKTNPKSRCQDCRSPTGANCKQICPPYIILYGSGSTGGLALVETLDMSSNKKIPNFLVGCSMFSSQQPAGIAGLGRGLTSLPSQLGVKKFSYCLVSHRFDDTGKSSNLVLDFKAEKSANLSYTPLLKNPVVAGKNALSVYYYVGLRKITVGGQKVKIPYKYLTPDSNGNGGSIVDSGTTFTYMNRGVFEPLLNAFVNQVKGISRTEGIEKLTGLRPCFNISSHKTVFLPELKFHFKGGLEMALPLANYFSIAGENDVICLTMITDSVLGPELSTGPSIILGNFQMQNFFVEFDLRNEKLGFRHQVCN